One stretch of Azotosporobacter soli DNA includes these proteins:
- the folK gene encoding 2-amino-4-hydroxy-6-hydroxymethyldihydropteridine diphosphokinase: protein MIFIGLGANLGNREKCICDALLALEAHPDISLENYSSFYETEPVGKTDQPDFINAVAEIKTTVNPLELLKICLDIEAKLGRVRAERWGPRVIDIDLLLYNQVETRITDLIELPHPRMSQRRFVLTPLVEIAASAMVGNETASELLARCPDSSKVKIYIERKQVKACLKGAQR from the coding sequence ATGATTTTTATTGGACTTGGCGCTAATCTGGGAAATCGAGAAAAATGCATTTGTGATGCGCTTCTGGCTTTGGAGGCGCATCCTGATATTTCACTAGAGAATTACTCGTCTTTTTATGAAACTGAGCCTGTGGGCAAGACGGACCAGCCCGATTTTATTAATGCCGTAGCCGAAATAAAAACGACAGTGAATCCTTTGGAATTGTTGAAGATTTGTTTGGACATTGAAGCAAAACTGGGGCGCGTTCGTGCGGAACGCTGGGGGCCAAGAGTCATTGACATTGATTTGCTCCTCTATAATCAAGTCGAAACAAGAATAACGGATTTAATTGAACTGCCGCATCCACGAATGTCTCAGCGTCGCTTTGTCTTGACGCCGTTAGTGGAAATTGCGGCGTCAGCCATGGTTGGAAATGAAACGGCAAGCGAGTTACTTGCTCGCTGTCCTGACAGCAGTAAAGTAAAGATATATATTGAACGCAAACAAGTGAAGGCTTGCTTGAAGGGGGCACAGCGGTGA
- the dprA gene encoding DNA-processing protein DprA gives MERWYRAALQGLEGIGQGRMTRLIAYFGSAQQAWLASREDWGASGCVPAAVCEALPEGRRFQAVEELASSMEKQGIRICLLEDEDYPVLLRHICRPPLLFYYYGRLPKCDRTMAVVGTRKASNYGCNAAKKLAEELAREKFWVISGAARGIDAAAHRGALSGGGQTLAVLGCSINTVYPAEHRQLLKQIVDGGGGVISEYPPGTPLNKGHFPARNRIISGLSRGVVVVEAAQRSGALITADFALEEGRDVFAVPGSIFSSTSQGTHQLIEQGAKLTSCVQDILAEYGESSKRIASESEEHSLQGMEATLYNVLSYEEAQTTDEIIMRTGLPAPEAAHGLLLLELRGFIAEQEGKRYIRVAREGIR, from the coding sequence ATGGAAAGATGGTATCGTGCTGCGCTGCAAGGCCTTGAGGGAATTGGCCAAGGCAGAATGACAAGGCTGATTGCTTATTTCGGCAGTGCACAGCAAGCCTGGCTTGCAAGCCGCGAGGACTGGGGCGCGTCGGGCTGTGTTCCTGCGGCAGTTTGTGAAGCGTTGCCTGAGGGGCGACGCTTTCAGGCCGTCGAAGAATTGGCAAGTTCTATGGAGAAGCAGGGTATTCGTATTTGCCTGTTAGAGGATGAGGACTATCCGGTGCTGCTGCGTCATATTTGCCGTCCGCCGTTGCTGTTTTATTATTATGGACGATTGCCGAAGTGCGACCGAACGATGGCGGTTGTCGGAACGCGTAAAGCGTCGAATTACGGCTGCAATGCAGCGAAAAAACTGGCCGAAGAATTGGCGCGTGAGAAATTTTGGGTGATCAGCGGAGCTGCGCGGGGCATTGACGCAGCGGCTCATCGCGGTGCGCTGAGCGGCGGTGGGCAAACATTAGCCGTGCTGGGCTGCAGTATCAATACGGTCTATCCGGCAGAGCACCGGCAGCTGCTTAAACAGATTGTCGATGGCGGCGGAGGTGTCATCTCTGAATACCCTCCGGGAACGCCGCTGAACAAAGGTCATTTTCCGGCACGCAATCGAATTATCAGTGGCCTGTCACGAGGCGTTGTTGTTGTAGAGGCGGCGCAACGCAGTGGTGCGCTGATCACGGCTGATTTTGCCCTGGAGGAAGGCCGTGACGTTTTTGCCGTTCCGGGCAGTATTTTTTCTTCAACGAGCCAAGGGACACACCAGCTGATCGAACAAGGCGCAAAGCTGACGTCTTGCGTGCAAGATATTTTAGCGGAGTATGGTGAGAGTAGTAAAAGGATAGCAAGCGAAAGCGAGGAACATTCCTTGCAAGGAATGGAGGCTACGCTGTATAACGTTCTCAGTTATGAAGAGGCGCAGACCACAGATGAAATCATCATGCGAACCGGTTTGCCTGCGCCGGAAGCGGCGCATGGTTTACTGCTTCTAGAATTGCGTGGTTTTATTGCGGAGCAGGAAGGGAAACGATATATTCGTGTGGCACGGGAGGGTATCAGGTGA
- a CDS encoding MGDG synthase family glycosyltransferase translates to MRVLFISAPIGAGHIKAAQAVCEELRVLEPDGVFQVVNIFDFLPPSWGRFILAFYLKILALFPQAYGLMYGWGNQSSLALWGRKLVSRYLANRLEQYLTDWQPDMVVCSHATPAGLVADLVKRRRIFAPTLAIVTDFVVHRLWIYPEIEQYAVADEKLRDFLLKYEIPTQRIMCSGIPVGAEFSEAVQKEDVLSELGLAKEKQTVLLMGGGAGLLPMEAIILAGVEQLTNVQWIAIAGQNQRLQKKLIEIEALYPERVRAVGYTQQVHRFMAAADVLVSKPGGLTVAESLCRQMPLVIYRPIPGQEEANTTFLIEHGVAVRAETVQDVVGNLMKLLCEDSVPLENMLQRIKQLRRPEAAKQIALLIKERIKSKNNEKC, encoded by the coding sequence GTGAGAGTATTGTTCATAAGTGCTCCGATCGGAGCGGGACATATCAAGGCGGCACAAGCTGTGTGCGAAGAATTACGCGTATTAGAGCCGGACGGTGTTTTTCAGGTTGTCAATATCTTTGATTTTTTGCCCCCAAGCTGGGGGCGCTTCATTTTAGCCTTCTATTTGAAAATATTAGCGCTATTTCCGCAAGCCTACGGCCTGATGTATGGCTGGGGAAATCAAAGTTCATTAGCCTTATGGGGGCGAAAACTGGTTAGTCGCTATTTGGCAAATCGGCTGGAACAGTATTTGACGGACTGGCAGCCGGATATGGTTGTGTGCAGCCATGCGACACCGGCAGGACTGGTCGCTGACCTGGTAAAGCGAAGACGGATTTTTGCACCTACCTTGGCGATTGTGACTGATTTTGTCGTGCATCGTCTTTGGATTTATCCTGAAATCGAGCAGTATGCGGTGGCTGACGAAAAATTGCGCGATTTTTTGCTGAAGTATGAAATTCCGACGCAACGGATAATGTGTAGCGGAATTCCGGTAGGCGCGGAATTTTCTGAAGCGGTGCAGAAGGAAGATGTGTTGTCCGAGTTAGGGTTGGCAAAAGAAAAACAGACCGTCTTACTAATGGGCGGCGGTGCGGGACTGTTGCCGATGGAAGCTATTATTTTGGCTGGCGTTGAACAATTAACCAATGTCCAATGGATTGCGATAGCCGGCCAGAATCAAAGATTACAAAAAAAATTAATAGAAATTGAGGCTCTCTACCCGGAACGGGTAAGGGCAGTCGGGTATACGCAACAGGTGCATCGTTTTATGGCAGCTGCCGATGTTCTGGTATCGAAGCCAGGAGGCCTTACGGTCGCGGAATCGCTTTGCAGGCAAATGCCGCTAGTCATATACCGGCCGATTCCAGGGCAAGAAGAAGCCAATACAACATTTTTAATAGAACATGGCGTTGCGGTGCGTGCGGAAACGGTACAGGACGTTGTGGGAAATTTAATGAAGCTGCTGTGTGAGGACAGTGTTCCGCTGGAAAACATGCTGCAGAGGATAAAACAACTGCGACGCCCAGAGGCTGCAAAGCAGATTGCGTTACTGATAAAAGAAAGAATTAAAAGCAAAAACAATGAAAAATGTTGA
- the topA gene encoding type I DNA topoisomerase, producing MSKSLVIVESPAKAKTIEKFLGRNYTVKASMGHLRDLPKSQFGIDVENEFTPKYINIRGKGDLIKSLRLAAKNATNVFLASDPDREGEAISWHLAHLLGLEETQACRIEFHEITKTAIQAAIKKPRNIDLARVDAQQARRLLDRLVGYKLSPLLWRKVRKGLSAGRVQSVAVRMICDREKEIMAFVPEEYWSIQVKLRDKAKGSLFDAQLMSVDGNKVQVSNQAEAERISEDLEKADYQVSEVKKRERRRNPAAPFITSSLQQEAARKLGFTSRRTMMVAQQLYEGLEMGKSGPVGLITYMRTDSVRTAESAIEEVRAYIAARFGNSHLPEKPNTYTNKKSQDAHEAIRPTQMDFTPEAVEKYLSKEQFKLYKLIWDRFVASQMVPALYDTVTVDIKAAQYGLRATGSQLKFSGFMHVYSESRDDSEKEKDVLLPEVVVGQALPLFKVLPKQHFTEPPPRYSEASLVKILEEKGIGRPSTYAPIVETIIARGYVIRSEKRFEPTELGFVVLDLLKEYFPDIVNIEFTAGLEARLDEIAEGRDSRLTLLKDFYGPFGISLAHAEEAIGHVELPVEESDVICEFCGRNLVVKRGKFGNFLACPGFPACRNTKPILKELDVACPKCAGTLVERKTKRGKVFYGCQKYPECDYMTWDMPMKENCPVCQSFMLKHNMKNGRFTTHCSNDACSTRQEAIAAEKQKNEKVTKTKAAKGKTADTVKSAKGKGTPKVKKAPSKRTKKTAKTDEETK from the coding sequence GTGAGTAAATCCTTAGTAATTGTGGAATCGCCGGCTAAGGCGAAAACAATAGAGAAATTTCTTGGGCGTAATTACACGGTAAAGGCATCGATGGGTCATTTGCGTGACTTGCCTAAAAGTCAATTTGGCATTGATGTAGAGAATGAATTTACGCCGAAATATATTAATATCCGTGGTAAAGGTGATCTGATCAAATCATTGCGTCTTGCTGCCAAAAATGCGACGAATGTTTTTCTGGCGTCTGACCCGGATCGCGAAGGCGAAGCGATATCATGGCATTTGGCTCATTTGTTGGGCTTAGAAGAGACACAGGCTTGTCGCATTGAGTTTCATGAAATAACAAAAACCGCGATTCAGGCGGCGATTAAGAAACCGCGTAATATTGATCTTGCGCGCGTCGATGCGCAACAAGCCAGACGTTTGCTTGACCGACTGGTCGGTTATAAGCTAAGTCCGTTGTTGTGGCGAAAGGTTAGAAAAGGACTTAGCGCCGGACGGGTGCAGTCTGTGGCCGTACGGATGATTTGTGATCGGGAAAAAGAAATCATGGCGTTTGTGCCGGAAGAGTATTGGAGCATTCAGGTTAAGCTGCGCGACAAAGCCAAAGGTTCACTCTTCGATGCGCAATTGATGAGCGTTGACGGCAATAAAGTACAGGTCAGCAATCAGGCTGAGGCAGAACGGATCAGCGAAGACTTGGAAAAGGCTGATTATCAGGTGAGCGAAGTCAAGAAACGCGAGAGACGGCGCAATCCGGCGGCTCCGTTTATCACCAGCAGTTTGCAGCAGGAAGCTGCGCGCAAACTCGGCTTCACGTCGCGGCGAACGATGATGGTAGCGCAACAATTATACGAAGGCCTTGAGATGGGGAAATCCGGTCCCGTTGGTTTAATTACGTATATGCGTACCGATTCGGTGCGGACAGCTGAGAGTGCCATTGAAGAAGTGCGTGCGTACATTGCTGCACGATTTGGCAATTCACATTTGCCGGAAAAACCCAACACATATACGAATAAAAAATCACAAGATGCGCATGAAGCGATTCGGCCGACGCAAATGGACTTTACGCCGGAAGCGGTGGAAAAATATCTTTCGAAAGAACAGTTCAAATTATACAAATTGATTTGGGATCGATTTGTGGCCAGTCAGATGGTTCCGGCCCTCTATGATACGGTAACGGTTGATATCAAGGCGGCTCAATATGGTTTACGGGCGACGGGGTCGCAGCTTAAATTTTCGGGCTTTATGCATGTTTACAGCGAAAGCCGCGATGACAGCGAAAAAGAAAAAGATGTCTTGTTGCCAGAAGTAGTAGTCGGGCAGGCGTTGCCGCTGTTCAAAGTTTTACCGAAGCAACATTTTACAGAACCGCCGCCGCGCTATTCGGAAGCCAGTCTGGTCAAGATTCTTGAAGAAAAAGGCATCGGACGTCCAAGTACCTATGCGCCGATCGTTGAGACGATCATTGCGAGAGGTTACGTCATTCGTTCGGAAAAACGTTTTGAGCCAACGGAGCTGGGGTTTGTCGTCTTGGATTTGCTGAAAGAATATTTCCCGGATATCGTAAATATTGAATTTACGGCAGGGCTTGAAGCTCGCTTGGATGAAATTGCCGAAGGGCGTGATTCAAGACTGACGTTGTTAAAAGATTTTTATGGTCCTTTCGGCATAAGCCTCGCTCATGCCGAGGAAGCCATCGGCCATGTTGAATTGCCGGTAGAAGAGTCGGATGTGATTTGCGAATTCTGCGGACGTAATTTAGTCGTTAAACGCGGCAAGTTTGGAAATTTTTTGGCGTGTCCCGGTTTTCCGGCCTGCCGCAATACGAAACCGATTTTAAAAGAACTTGATGTGGCATGTCCTAAATGTGCGGGAACGCTGGTGGAACGAAAAACAAAGCGCGGTAAAGTCTTTTATGGTTGTCAAAAATATCCGGAATGCGATTATATGACCTGGGATATGCCGATGAAAGAAAATTGCCCCGTCTGCCAATCGTTCATGTTGAAACATAATATGAAAAATGGCCGTTTTACGACGCACTGCAGCAATGATGCCTGCAGCACACGTCAAGAAGCGATTGCGGCAGAAAAGCAAAAGAACGAGAAAGTGACAAAAACAAAAGCGGCCAAAGGCAAAACGGCCGATACTGTAAAAAGCGCGAAAGGCAAAGGGACACCTAAAGTAAAAAAAGCGCCGAGCAAACGAACGAAGAAGACTGCTAAAACGGATGAAGAGACAAAGTAG
- the folP gene encoding dihydropteroate synthase produces MRFVPRIIELSKREQVQRAMQAIGCDVRGIAIMQDKILFKVMKIEGIEAKNANLLKQTFLAKGGEVAVARGVADLSVTHTDVIICATLKQYRLAIAQLKQQPWGLPDIAMAMEETLYNSEAKMKREYTWKDKQLVLPTKRTLVMGILNVTPDSFSDGGRFKNMDNALRHMQEMCGSGADIIDIGAESTRPYGENQAIDAQEEMERLMPTLERLVKECPIPISVDTYKAEVAEAALASGAHMINDVWGLQRDANMVKVIARHKVPVIVMHNRQGINLESDIMQDILNFFSKSIEIAEAHGILREQLILDPGIGFAKTTEQNLSVLARLRELKGLGCPILIGTSRKRFIGEVLDLPVEDRVEGTAATVACAIMNGAKIIRVHDVKEMVRIARMTDAITKEEF; encoded by the coding sequence GTGCGATTTGTGCCAAGAATTATTGAGTTGTCAAAACGCGAGCAGGTGCAGCGTGCAATGCAAGCTATCGGTTGTGATGTGCGCGGCATTGCTATTATGCAAGATAAGATATTATTTAAAGTTATGAAAATAGAAGGAATTGAAGCTAAAAATGCGAATTTATTAAAACAGACTTTTTTGGCAAAGGGAGGGGAAGTTGCGGTTGCACGAGGGGTGGCCGATTTGAGTGTGACGCATACCGACGTCATTATTTGCGCAACGCTAAAGCAATACCGATTGGCGATTGCCCAACTGAAACAGCAACCATGGGGCTTACCGGATATTGCGATGGCGATGGAGGAAACGCTTTACAACAGTGAAGCGAAGATGAAACGTGAATATACTTGGAAGGACAAACAGTTAGTTCTCCCAACGAAGCGTACCTTAGTCATGGGAATTTTGAATGTGACGCCGGATTCGTTTTCTGACGGCGGCCGCTTTAAAAACATGGATAATGCATTGCGCCATATGCAAGAGATGTGCGGTAGCGGAGCGGATATAATCGATATTGGCGCTGAGTCTACCCGGCCTTACGGCGAAAATCAAGCCATTGATGCGCAAGAGGAAATGGAGCGCTTGATGCCAACCTTGGAGAGACTTGTCAAGGAGTGTCCGATACCTATTTCCGTCGATACGTATAAGGCTGAAGTGGCGGAGGCTGCATTAGCAAGCGGAGCACACATGATAAATGACGTCTGGGGCCTACAGCGCGATGCGAATATGGTAAAAGTCATTGCACGACACAAGGTACCTGTCATTGTGATGCATAACCGCCAGGGTATCAACTTAGAGTCCGATATTATGCAGGACATTCTTAACTTTTTTAGTAAAAGCATTGAAATTGCTGAAGCGCATGGCATTTTAAGAGAACAGCTTATTTTGGATCCGGGGATTGGTTTTGCAAAAACAACTGAGCAGAATTTAAGCGTGTTGGCACGTTTGAGAGAACTTAAAGGATTAGGCTGTCCCATTCTCATAGGAACGTCACGTAAACGGTTTATTGGCGAAGTGCTGGATCTTCCGGTGGAAGATCGGGTAGAGGGCACGGCGGCTACCGTGGCCTGCGCTATTATGAATGGGGCTAAGATAATAAGAGTGCATGATGTAAAAGAAATGGTGCGTATCGCTCGTATGACGGACGCAATAACTAAGGAGGAGTTTTAA
- the folB gene encoding dihydroneopterin aldolase, with translation MSNRIVLHNMMFYGFHGVHEHERELGQRFYVDVEISADLSKAGETDNVEETIDYSKVYGQVKSIMENHRFQLLEAAGTHIADVILKSYALADSVAVRIRKPAIPLTGQLDYIQMETIRRKE, from the coding sequence ATGAGCAACCGAATTGTACTGCATAATATGATGTTTTATGGTTTTCATGGGGTGCATGAGCATGAAAGAGAATTGGGCCAACGTTTTTATGTCGATGTGGAAATTTCGGCGGACTTATCAAAAGCAGGCGAAACGGATAATGTTGAGGAAACGATTGATTATTCAAAGGTGTATGGACAAGTGAAAAGCATTATGGAGAACCACCGTTTTCAGCTACTAGAAGCAGCCGGTACTCATATCGCAGATGTGATTTTGAAGAGCTATGCACTCGCGGATTCAGTGGCGGTAAGGATTCGCAAACCGGCCATTCCGTTGACGGGACAATTAGATTACATCCAAATGGAGACGATTCGGAGAAAAGAATAA